A stretch of DNA from Montipora foliosa isolate CH-2021 chromosome 4, ASM3666993v2, whole genome shotgun sequence:
GAGGTGACGTGttatgtcacaaaaatgactgcatcttgttcaacAATAATCCGAATTTCATTTGGTGccacaatattgctaatacatgatacagcGTTGTAGCGCTGATCCTGCCAATAAGAGCGTTACTTCGAAGAGTTGAGACTGTTTTGAGCCatcttaatttttcagatgtttgtcatgatttGCGGagttcgaaatgaaagaaaacgaagaacaggCTTTTCGAGTATCATCATGATTTCCAGTACAAAGCGTCatacgcgatcaagtaagtggttgaggtaAATTCTATGAGAATGACAGCCTGTTATTGAAATGAAAGACTGGACTGCTTGCTGGACAATATCcatcaaggaacgcgtcagctgAAGCCACTATGGAAAAGCGATTCCATAATTCACTAAACGCAAAAGATTCGTGATTTTACAAAACTTTGGCAGTGCTTATTGTCGACGCAAAGTTTGGACTGGACTGAAGTAAGCTTTTCGTTCGCTTGAAATAGATAGTTTatatttacgcaggatgaattaataaaatgcctgGGAATGATCAAAATCCATATctgtttcaggatcaaggaaataaactgcATTGTAGTCGTCAAATCCTCTGCTTACCTTGCCCAATGTAAGCTTCAGCCCTGCATCATGAActgagacaagatgaagacaattacGCAGCACCCCTGTTAAATCTTCTtttattgtgagaagaaagcggctcctttgcACAGTCATGCGATTTTTTTGGAGTATttttacttgctatttcatctacgatttcgtgatgatttgaccaaaaacgtactgtaGATTATCAAAATAGCGAGGAGGTTTACTGTAAtttccagggcccggttgttcaaaagccgattaacgctaatctcagattaacaattaaccaaggagtttatttctctactcctaaatgctgttcaacgctgatattcggcaaaagtttacattagaagaagtcaatcttgaaaaacgaaaataagcagaagaaactttcaccaacaagttgaaaacatgaaacaaaagttcacactaatcctggattacggtaatcggctttcgaacaaccgggtccAGGAGATTGCACCaagaaatagccagcaagtcgcactgaaatcgccGCTAGTTAAAAATCACAACTAAAACgtcttgaatggtttcatgaTCTGCTTCGGCGGAGTTTAGCATTTAGCAACCTTACTatccatcgaactctgtacgagttatgTTCCTAAACACGTtacacgttctgaaaattggctttATTTTtgatggtttaaacaaattctcagaagaaacataaccatTCTTACCAGGctgagaagctgccgttacaaattcaactttaaaatcacactgACAAATTCTGTAATGATCGCTCAGTGTCtcctcggtgcctcggtttgttttgacggaagtcAACATGTGTTAACAAggttatctgttattggctaatttgttgtTAAGACGCCATGGCCAATCAGCGCATGTCAAGAAAcggtgggcgtttttcaaaaatagggggtcttcttgcaagcgttccctcagtgtCTTCCCCCAACTTTGGCACGGCCAGTTTGCACAAAATCGTTTGGGTTCTCTCCTTTCGAACAGGAACGTTTACTACACAGACTGCCTTTTTTGTTGAGAATGGTGTCTTCGTGGAGTGttaaaaaaatcagcaaaaatccatggccagttttttggcaatttcataaaattgcaCAGAAGGATCCATTACGAGTCGAACGGCCCACGctcaagttaaatctattttggaCTGATAGGTAATCCCAAAGCCATTCAAGCACATTTTTTCAGGTACGTAAGTGAATTTACCATAGAATGACACCAAACTTCGCTTTATATCATGGATTGCATTTATAAAAACGAGCTCAATTTGTCCAACATCGGGGATGCACTGCAATTGTCAAAGTGGCTAAAATAGCAATATTTGTCAGCctcgtaccatggaaacgagcacggtgcccctcctttttttttattacgtttttatcatctccttgacatgaTACAACAGAGCgcgaagtttcatcggaaatctaccacaagttctatttctagggaatcaccttaaggccCGGGAAAACGGCTTCATTATTTGAtacaacatccgttcgattttgttgaacgatgttgaacgatgttgactgctggggtgggcaaaTGGTTTCATCTTCGATTCAAATTCAATTCAACATGTtgcaacacggttgaaaggggggtggggtggggggcaAACGTTTCAAcgtcgctgttcaacaaaatcgaacggatgttgaagaaaatgttgaCCGGGCcttaaagctccctatttaGAAGGTCATCGCAAAGAAGTGGAGATAGGAAGGAAAAACGTCACGGAAAGAGCGGAGGCTACACTTAAGCAAGGGCAACGACAACCTCAAGGAAAACGTCACGTAAAGAATATgacttaaggctggtttccaccAGCGACGGAATAACTGTtagagtcggagtcgtaagtggagtcataagctcgacggaagaatcagaacgttcccattttcttccgactccgcttatgattccgtcgcttatgattctgtgaaaactagattgtcggtgtcggaagcagaagcggaagaaccatCCAGTAACAATGCTTGGAATGGAGCATTgagattggtttattcttcagcttctgcttccgactccgacgaTGCAGTTTTCGCTGAatcgtaagcgacggagtcagaagtggaatcggtattctgcttccgactccgacttgattttcactagattgTATCGCTCTGCGTTTCTCATTACGACTCCGACTTTGTCTcagtcgctagtgaaaaccagcctttagtgCTATCGTAAGTCAATTTCGCGATTATTTAACCTTGTTCACGTTGTTCAAGATCGTGGCGGatactttcaataatttttttgcgTCAGTTGGAAAATCAACCAATTCCAAAATAGAATCTTTGGCTGAAGAGAATAACTTCGACTTGAATAACAGCATCTTTTTTTACTCGTAGAAGTTTTCCAACATCTGAGCAATTTACATTTCATTCTGTTGAATGTAAACAAGTCGAGGACATTATAAATGCAATGCCTTCTAATAAGAGGCTCCTGGGATTGATAAAGTGCCAACTCGAGTCGTTAAAGGCTGCCTGCTGATTATACTCCTTTTTGTTACATCAATCATCAATGCTTCTCTTTCATCTTCAACATTCCCAGGGATCTGGAAAACAGCCGAAATCACACCTATTCCCAAACAAGGCAATCACGAACTTCCTAAAAATAAGAGACCAATCTCGCTACTACCTGCGCTGTCAAAGGTCTGTGAGAGAGTCGCTTATAATCAGTTTGTCACCTATGTGACAACAAAGAAGAGGCTAACGACAAAATAAAACGGAAGCAAAAAATGGCACTCTACTAAAACATCATCACTTCACACGACTGACGCTTTTCTTAAAGAAATAGATAATAAGAAATTAACTGCCTGTGTTCTCTTAGATATGAGCAAAGCGTTCGATGGTGTTGACCACCAACTTCTGTTAAGAAAACTACAAGACGTTGGCGCCTCAACAAGCGTGCTACAATGGTTTAACAGCTATCTCACAAATAGATATCAATTTGTACGAATTCACTCCACTGTTTCCGATCCAATACCAATTGAATATGGAGTACCTCAGGGTAGCATCCTGGGCCCCTTATTATTTAGTACATACGTTAATAATCTACCAGAAGCTCCACGGAATTGCTCTACTGAATGCTATGTAGACGATACaaaattgtttgtttcatttcattcacaaGACACCCAACGGATTGTTGAGGAGATGAACGAAGACCTCCCCGGGGTGCGCAACTGTTGCTTCAGAAATCGGCTATTACTTAATCCAGCCGAAATTAGTCGTTTTCGGGAGCCGACAGATGACTTCGAAGCTCCATGAGTTTCGTTTGTCCTTGTTGGGAAAGGATATCTCCCGTGTACAATCAGCCAAAGATCTCCGCGTGATTTTGGATTCGAACTTGACATTTGACGATCATTAAGACCACAGTATCGGAATATATCGCACGCCTCGTGCAAATTTGCCGTGTCAAACTGTCTTGACAGAACGTCGTTGTTAACCGCGATAAACGCGTTAGTTTTCAGTAAGTTGTACTACTGCTCGAACGGTTGGGCAAATACCACAGAGAAAAATATTCGGAAATTGCAGGCTGTGCAGAACTTCGCATGTCGAATCGTCAGTGGCGCGAGAAAGTGTGATCATGTAACTCCCCACTTAAAAAGTTCGTCTTGGTTACCCGTTAAGTACCAACTATACTACCGCCAAGCTATCATGGCTTTTAAATGCATTTTCGGACACTCCCGCAACtatttgacgtcacaattcATTACCCGCGAGCAAGTTACGAGGCGTACAACTAGGAGCGGCCAAAAGTTTTGTTCATTAGTTTTCCTTCTTTACACTTGCTAGTTTTAATTTGCATAATACCATATATATGGGTATCTTGTAATTTTCTGGACTATTGTTACTCAGTTTTGTTCCAAGTTTGTTCTAGCTAGGTTTTTATCGTAATTTTTGTTCGCTTGTTAAGTCCGTCGtaaattggaattaattgtcaATGCTGAATTGAACAACTTATTTAATAGGCTAACCTCAAATAAACTtacccgcaagggctacgggtcacaGACCCTAGCGAATTGTTCGTGAAAACAATTCCGATATCGCGAGGAACCCTGTTCAGGTAAGAGTCACGAATTTCATTAGCTTCCGTAAAGGACATCTGTGTCAGTCACCAATCCCGTTGCTTGCTATAGCTAATAACCAATGTTAAAAAATTGTGTCTGTCCCCTGCTTGATTTGATATTTTcgctatatttgttattttcgttatttttgctagATTTGTGGGGGCCCCCTTCCCTTCTCGGTCTTAAACAATTGCTATTTTTGTGTCTTGCGCTTGCTTTATTTGATATCGTCGCtagatttgttattttcgttaatttcattacatttgtggggccccctttCCTTGTCTGCTTTGAAGAATTCTTATTCTTGCTGCTACTATCACTTGCTTTattcgttatttttgctatatttgtgGTGCCCCCTTTCCTTctctgccttgaagaattgttattcttgctgctgtcgTTTGCTTCATTAGTTATTTTTGTACATACTTAGCAAATGTTTTGTTATATAGGTTATTCTTGCCATTGCGTGTATTTCTGGGCGTATCTCCCTTACGGTCAGCTACCATATCTCACAAACGCCAAACTACAAAAAACTCGGAAGAACCTCATCTGATGCGACAGAATATAAGTCAGAGTATCATTTTCACAATCCAAAGATTCAGCCTTAATTTGTCCCTCGTTAAGTCCAATtatgaaagcaaacaaatgacGTCAGGCCTTCCTCATTCTTCGCAATGAAGAAACACGTGCGCAATGGTGGAATGCCTTAAGAACACCAAAGCGGTGCGCAAATCAGAAGCGAAGACCTGCTGGTTGCAGATTCCACCATGAAGACCCTAAAGGGAAGAAGGCCATTGCCGCATACTCTATCCTTCAGAATTCAGTAAAAGAATGTCAACTTCTGGCTTTTTCCGAGTTGACTATCTTGGCTATTTCGACCATACGACAGTATTTTTGGGGCGCAGGGTACTGGCAGCTTTTTGGAATGAGGGGGTGAGAGGGAAAGAACAATGGGCATTGAAGAAATAGTATTTTGTACTTGTCAAGGAGAGCGTGATATATTCCATGTGTAtatgtgtgtatgtgtgtgtgcaCCAGGGGCTGTTCTTGATTAAGGTCGTAGAAGGACCTTGTATTTCGGAGTTGTAGCAATTTTCGTGTTGTTCGACCCTAGTACCACAATATAAGTTAACTTAAACGTTTGCCAATTTCAGGAAACTCGGAGGCAAAAAATTGGAATTCGAGACGAATTAATTAAATTGCCTCCAAGAATTGAACGCACATTTGTCGAAGTGAAATATAAAGGAAAAATAGTAAAACTTCCAGCCTATCAGGCAGTATTTTAAATATCTAAATATATACTCTTTCTTATTTTGCATCTAAATTTAGTTATTTAATCAGAACAACCGCATTCTTTTGGCTCCATGTCACCTTTtataaaaaacacttttttcgATCAAGCACCTGAAGAGGAAACCGAAAcaattgcattattattttaattattacgGGTCTGAAAAATTTGTAACgtttttaaaaaccaactaaACTGCACGAGTCCAGAGGTCTTAAATGtatcaatgtttatttttttcaaactgtacGAAAAAACAACTGTGgctacttattaataatatacaggaagaaaattaaaagaaaagttatgatTATTGTGCAGAGGACtcatatttgattggctatctgggattattggccaatcagaatgcttggtttgttaccttcgatttttttaccgaattacctctttcctcttttttgtattgcgttacctaaaaaccgcatttctcttagccaatcacaaactatcctaatgttctaatcgtcgttttctttcttcacgtagATGGCCAATGATTCTCATAACCAAAACAGAACAGATACTCCAAATTTGGAGCTCTTTTCTTCATCCAAGTGCATTGACTGGCTGACAGCTCTTAACGTCGAAGCTGTTGCTATAGTAACCATGAATGcccttacaatcattatttacctgaaagagcgaatccttcgcaagcgtagcatgtacctggtgatcagcctggcggttgcagacatgtttgttaCATACAACTTGATCGTTGAGAGTTTGGTATTGGGCAGCGATTGTAACCGTTGGAAGATTAACCTGTTCAGGAGCTTTGAGATCATcagagttttttcaagtttgacgTATTTCTTTCCACTAGCCTCTGTAACAAACCTTGCcgctatttctttggagcggatgcACGCAACGCTTCCTCCATTCAAGCATCAcctcatcaaaaagaagatgtttggagcagctgttgGGGATGTTTGGTTGACAGCTGCTCTGTCTACAGCTATCacttttttaccatttttccTGGGCCACTCAGATATCATTAATTTGTTTAAAGTGGGAGCATACTTCTCGTTGCAATTTTGTTGCCTTTTGATTATcgttgtttcttacacgtccatcgcTACTAAATTTTACTGTGGAACGCTTCCTTAGCTTCATGATGCAATCAGAGGAGAAAGAAAACTAACCaggacattgttcattgtaacaattgtatcgttaatgctagtgatgccatttacaattgtctggtttctttttgttttaaatttaggTGAGAGATTtggaacaataatttattactcaAGGCTCCATTACTCCTTATACATCTTTTttttacgcaaactctctgTTATGTGCATTAAAAATGCCacagttcaaaagagctctgtttttattattgcgttTTAGATCTCGTTCGGAGCCAGCTTAGGTTTTTCCTCCATATGACTTGAAAGTCGGGAGTTTTCACTTACCAAGTATAAAAAAACTGAGCGTTTTAAATACTTTCGTCCGacctctctttgtttttaattggaaacactttattcaagtaACTGTTAATGTAAAGGAAGATCTGTggaaatgcatgcatgctaagattgatccattcaaatatattaaagtttgtaaggaattgtttgtTGGCTGgctagtcacgtttgcgataaaatactaactttctAAGCCTCAATGAATTTcgatataaataaagttgatgtacgTATATATTTGTGTCACTGTATCACATGGTTTGGAGAGCTTcatgacgcgaacaaaaacattCGCGCGAGAAATCGACCAGCATAGCTGAGAGCGCGTTCTACGTCATCAAACTTTAGACGCCTGGCAAGACTTAAGAGAAACACATAGCCATGAGGGCAAATGGCTGGAAGCTAAGAGTTTGAGGTTGAATACGTACTCGAATGGATTAAAGAAactcaggttaggattagttttggttgttatatgttacgaaaaatagcattgcgtgactagcgttactttctTCGCGAGAGCTCGtatagtttgtttatttttaggtttgtgAGTAaccgtttctaaatcggtgtgttttgtaatctttatATAATTGGATTGTTCActgttttagaaagttctagattTCATTGGGAAAGTATATAAGCAAGCGAGTCTGAGCGAtgttttttaactagtttttcacaagcgaagagagttggtgttagccgtgtttagtcaagtgtgacaaaAGCagtacttcgtggaaactacgttcactttggaataaatcttcttgttgttgtttcgacaaccctgcgttcagtttagtttgcaagctacctgtcCTCGAAAACATTCGAACTCTTAACGTTATACATAGATactaattgaccaatcatagaaggtaaaaaaattaaaagaatgttcgtcgttgtagtgtagtggtgaagacaggactatagatctggagggtGCGAATTCGaataccggtaagtgcatagtataGTCCTTTGTTCCCTTTGACACAAAtggaatagaaaaaaaaattcttgcacagctttaagcaagaaaaaaaaaatgttgcaaagctatttcatcattcctggggggttttacaaaatcccagcaaaactgcaaccattccggataatctgcaagacagcgagccactctggttagcctattaaaataacacattgattggcctaaataacactctggttagcctaaacgTCACACCGGTTGGCCTACAGTTAGCTTAGGTAGCCTGCGGTTTGCCCTTGTAATGCATGGGATAATTataagggatttcttgcttgcttggttcacatggctccaagtcataggagtcatgcaagctattacggttagcctaaattacacacTGGCTAGCCTAGTTTGCACTGCAGTTAGCCTACAgttccttaggtagcttgcggttattgggatcaggaatttctggcttgctggctcgcactgtatccaacctcgttagcttatcacaagcagtaatggaggtaaatttttctatttgaagaatcaagttttattagacaaagaaaaataatttgttcatttttaatcttttcaactgaagcattttcatgtaattactttctcTTGAAATATAAGGTTTTCGCAATGTCTTTTATAATATAAGACAACATATAACAAATTAGACCATGATCAACTAACTAattctgctttcacatttgttttggagatttcagtccacttttaaattgtaactaatgattCTAGCAGTAATTACCATGCTATGAGCATTTCTGAACGGCTTTGTGCTATTTTTGgctattattttaaattaagaagctaaacattttcaaatctacctgtggagcatcactttataacacgagaatattgttattaggtaatattaaatgattctaaagaatgacgTTCCGAAGACATGTAGCTATTCAAcaatgattttgtatagcttacaatattttaaggctttgcagctccatattagaactctcactgcaataaccacaatgtaaatgtaaatacattctgtaaatgtaaacacgacatttttttgaggaaaaaaaatcctgcacagaaatgaggagagaaaaaatatatcctgcagagcatttaggagggaaaaaatatcctgcccaccaggttgctagaaaaaaaaaacttgctgacCAGAATCCtccctcaagagttaaatgcTCGGCCCCTAAGATGACAccaaagattaagaagatgtgttgagatgcgtaagacagagcttgaggagggATGGTTTATGCACAGTAGGGTTGCGTAATGCAAAACCAGCGAATCACTTTAAGCAACGACGAAGGCtatggcaacgacaacgtcacaaagaatgaatagtattggttaaaaaaagaaaaataatcacGCAGCAGTtgcggcacgcatttcagtgcatttctcTGTCGTTCTCCACAAACAACAACATCgaaagcaagtttcaagttttcaaattttatttatctACAGCAAACAGTTTAAGTTATTACTAGGCTGTCTTGCAAATAGTGAAAAGCTTAACGCCGCAAGCCAGACTGTACGCAGAATTATTTAGACTTTTTTTTAATGGAATAAATTGTTACATACAACATGTAAACATTACACTTCGTACTTTCAAATAATTAAAAGGTAGAAGGATTagagagaaaaagagaagaaagcagTCTAGGTAAAAGAACAATATGTAAAGAGGAAAACTACACACTAAACTTAACTTCAGttagaaatttaatttttcatgtTGTTAATTAAGGTATCTATCTAGGCATAGGAGTTTTTCAGTTTCTAGAATTTCAATTAGGTTTGttcaaaaagtttttttaaGAGAATTTCTGAATACGTTTTTGAGATTAGTTGTTATCCCATTCCAGATTTTAACACCAACAAgtgaaaaggtaaaaaaatgcTCAGATGTTGATGAGCGAGTGCTGTAAGAATGAACACTAGTAATTTTAGAAaacaaattcgaaattttaatcCGTGCTAAATTAGTTACATaactcttactaaccgagttcgaggtccgtactgtaagttacggaccgagtttgttcccgttgatttatggcccaagcacttcgcgcttgggccataaatcaacgggaaaaaacgacgatccgtaacttacagtacggaccgagaaaacgaggttagtaagatatttattatatctctgaggttaaccggcgcgcgggcaagggaactagtcaaagtgaagcggaaggttcaactgccacaaagaatgccgtgccaaaatcccaaaaactaaatcttcttggctgttaagtttgaaatagttgcttgcaagattcaaacagttttcagtaaaagtttatgcaacagaaatgacatgaaaaactcgctagatgatgttttgtcgaaattttaaatttagcgggctgtacagcgggccgtactgtagaatacggcccgctaatttagccaattacagcgcgcgtactatctgagagatataataaatcaAATTAGCAATGTTCTCATGTCTCAGGAGAACCGCCTGGAGCTGAATCCATCCAAATGTAAGGAGCTGCAGTCATGCTTTAAAAGATCTCCTCCAACTCATTCTCCAGTTGAACTCGATGGCCTTGCTTTCGAGACAGTCAACTCGGCTAAAGTGCTCGGCGTTACCATAAGAGATGATTTCAAATGGAATGATCACATCCTTAATGTAACCTCAAAGGCTGCCAAAAGATTGTACCTCCTGAGTCAACTCAAACGAGCTGGTATCTGTGCGAGtgatcttgttttattttactgtAGTACCATAAGATCGGTTTTAGAATATGCATGTCAAGTATTTCACTCCAGTCTTCCGTACTATTTATCCGAGGAGCTGGAACGTATTCAGAAGCGCGCCTTGCGCATTATATTTCCTTATGCAAGTTACAACAGCGCGCTCAAAGAGG
This window harbors:
- the LOC138001519 gene encoding octopamine receptor beta-2R-like; the encoded protein is MANDSHNQNRTDTPNLELFSSSKCIDWLTALNVEAVAIVTMNALTIIIYLKERILRKRSMYLVISLAVADMFVTYNLIVESLVLGSDCNRWKINLFRSFEIIRVFSSLTYFFPLASVTNLAAISLERMHATLPPFKHHLIKKKMFGAAVGDVWLTAALSTAITFLPFFLGHSDIINLFKVGAYFSLQFCCLLIIVVSYTSIATKFYCGTLP
- the LOC138001520 gene encoding uncharacterized protein — encoded protein: MSQENRLELNPSKCKELQSCFKRSPPTHSPVELDGLAFETVNSAKVLGVTIRDDFKWNDHILNVTSKAAKRLYLLSQLKRAGICASDLVLFYCSTIRSVLEYACQVFHSSLPYYLSEELERIQKRALRIIFPYASYNSALKEAGIPSLYDRRASLSSDLFNDIVLDIDHKLAGLLPPKAVHHRQLRSNRKFIVPVCKTDRLKKSFIVSHSLRM